A genomic window from Cinclus cinclus chromosome 5, bCinCin1.1, whole genome shotgun sequence includes:
- the SHISA3 gene encoding protein shisa-3 homolog gives MAGRRRALPRLLLRCLLLGLLGGGGGGQPGGGEYCHGWVDGQGGYHEGFQCPEGFDTAAATICCGSCALRYCCAAAEARLEQGGCTNDREPSEPGVTAQPIYVPFLIVGSIFIAFIIVGSLVAIYCCTCLRPKQPSQPIRFSLRSYQTETLPMILASTSFRTPSRQSSTATSSSSTGSSVRRFSFPRAEPGCLVASSPPPYTSGCFQTAHTVHLTQPSGFLVSPPYFGYPLQPEPALAGKSCSDFTQS, from the exons aTGGCGGGGAGGCGGCGGGCGCTGCCGCGGCTGCTGCTGCGCTGcctcctgctggggctgctgggcggcggcggcgggggccaGCCCGGCGGCGGCGAGTACTGCCACGGCTGGGTGGACGGGCAGGGGGGCTACCACGAGGGCTTCCAGTGCCCCGAGGGCTTCGACACGGCGGCCGCCACCATCTGCTGCGGCTCCTGCGCTCTGCGCTACTGCTGCGCCGCCGCCGAGGCTCGCCTGGAGCAGGGCGGCTGCACCAACGACCGGGAACCCTCGGAGCCGGGAGTCACCGCTC aaCCAATCTACGTTCCATTCCTCATTGTTGGATCAATATTTATTGCCTTCATTATCGTGGGCTCGCTGGTGGCAATTTACTGTTGCACGTGTTTAAGACCTAAACAACCCTCACAGCCAATACGATTTTCTCTGCGGAGCTATCAGACCGAGACTCTTCCCATGATTTTGGCCTCCACAAGCTTCAGGACGCCATCCAGGCAGTCCAGCACAGCGACAAGTTCCAGTTCAACCGGCAGCTCGGTTCGCAGGTTCTCCTTCCCCCGGGCAGAGCCAGGGTGCCTTGTGGCATCCTCACCTCCACCATACACGTCTGGCTGCTTCCAGACAGCCCATACAGTCCACCTGACCCAGCCATCAGGATTTCTGGTGTCTCCACCATACTTTGGGTATCCTCTCCAACCAgagcctgccctggctgggAAGAGCTGCTCTGATTTTACTCAGAGCTGA